The DNA region CCAGTAACGGGGGATGTGCACAGAGGGCAACAACTCAACCAACCTGCAGAtggaagaagcagaagaagcagaaaaagTCAATAGATCGAATCACTGTGAAGACATGCTAACATCACTTTTGGGTAGACATCTGGCAACTGATGTGAATAGCAGAGATATGTAAAATCAGTgatcttgtttatttctgttgtaatttTCAACTGTAACTGTTTGTTAATGTTTAAGATGCATAGTTAAATTCAGTAATCTGACCTATCTGCGCTTATTTTCTGCACTTTGTTGCTTGGCCAGAGTCTTTGATAAATCAAATctaccacagaagctaagcaacgTATTCATGTGCACATtggccacaataaaacaataaaaccctccttaaaaaatcaatatcagtttaagcaTACACTACATTTGGAATATTTCTCCGCTTTACCCACACAATAACTAATCAAAGCAGCTGTAGACCAGTAACCCCCatgttctgcaaagtaaaattattgtttttgtcagtggaatcTGGCGGATTTGAGATTGAGTCTTCAGTCCTctgttgtttttgaaatgtatttgaaaatatatttctggCAGCGTATATGGGCTTCCATAGACCATTATGTCTGTGTATAAGTAATCTTTATTATTACTTGAGGCTGTAGTATATCACTCTTCATTGTATGATAATAAATTATTAGGAAtactttacaatattactctcAACACAGATTTAACAAAATGAATGTCAGCTTCACTAAGGAAACAAATCTGggttttgtaaataaattatttaccGGTGTGTTCAGAgtgttgtctctgtgtgtgaaaTGTTACACCACAGTAAAACTGAACTTTGAAGAGGCAGGAGTCATGTGGGAGGTTAACCAACTGGcctgacacagagacagtagGCTTCTGAAAGAGCAGGCTGTTACCTTGTTATAACGTAGGGTGAAAAGCAGAGGATGAAGGTGCCGATGAAGATGCAAATTTTTTTAGTGGCGCGTtgcctcctcttcttctgctcaGCCAGACACCTCTCCTTCACActgaaagacacagacacagattaaCTAATGTATGATATAAAACAGCGAATAAATTAGTAGTATTATAAAACAGCTTTTGCACAGCATTCTAAAATAAGTAATGTTAACTTAATTTTCTCCATTAAAACAAGTCAAACTGCACTGGAATCAGGTGGAAACATGATTCAGCTTCTCCAGTATACTTTACCTGGGGTGAATATCCACCAGCAGAAGCAGAGTCTGCACCGTAATGACATCTATCCTCTTGCAGTGCGACCTGGCCACTCTCAAAACTTTCAGGTAGGCGAAGCACAGCACCAGGAGGCAGAGCGCGAAGCTGCTGCAGTGGAACAGCGCCGTGAAGGTCGCATAAGCGGCCAGCTGCGACCTCTTCTCCCCGTCCAGGTAAACGGTGCACGACGCGTAAGTGTGGCTGTAACCTCCCCAGTCCATGAGCAGCTGGGTCAGGGAGAAGGTGAGAGAGTGCAGCCAGGAGTACGCCACGATCAGAAAGGCGTCCCTGTAGCGCATCTTGCTGGAGTAACTCAGGGGAAACATCACCGCGATCCACCTGTCCATGCTGAGCGCGGCCATGCTCAGCATCGCATTGGCGGTGAGAAAAGTCTCAGCAAAACTGACAGCTTGACAGAACAAGTCCCCGAAGGGCTTTGCGCTCTGGGCCACTCCGAGAAAAGTGGCGGGCATGTTGATGACAGTGAGGAGGATGTTGGAGAAAGAGAGGTTCAGGATGAAGATGCCGGGCACGTGGGAGCGTAACTCGGCGCTCTGGGTGAAACATAACAGCACTGACAGGTTTGTCAACAGCGAAACGACAGCGATCACCACAATGGACACTTCCAGTAGGAACTCCGGTATGCTCATCTCTCGTGGCTTAAGAGCAGTCGTGGGGAGGATGCAGTGGAGAGTCTGCCATGCTCTCTGCTCGTGCCCCCCACCAGCTGGCCACTTTCCCGGCGCACATGTGCCAGACGCACttgagagccagagacacacgGGGAGAGCTGTCCAGTGCTGAAACGCCCAAACAAGCCTTTCTGATATCAATCAGTGGCATGAGCTACTTTTTTATATGTTGCCTGAGCTATCCAGTGATTAAAGAgttgatcttttttttattcctccaGTAACAATTACCCTCCCGTTCTTTAGTCCACAGTGAAAAGCTGTGGAAATTATGACTTCAGGTTACCAAGTGCTCTGTTTACTCTCGATCATGCGCACTATCCGGCGCCTCCTCTCCTTGCTGGCAATGCCGTGCGCCCTGCACGTGCAGTCGGTAGCTGGCTCATGTGACGCTTGAACAATATTCATGCAAGCAGGAGTTAATGTCAGAGATGGGGATGTCATGGTGTGTGCACATAGATTCCACACCACCCCCCAAAAAGATGACAATGTGATTTTGGTATGAAAACACTGAGTGATGGAAATATGTCTGTGAGTGGCTTTAAATATGAGAAATATTaatttgtggtgtgtgtgtgtgtgtgtgtgtgtgtgtgagagagag from Epinephelus fuscoguttatus linkage group LG3, E.fuscoguttatus.final_Chr_v1 includes:
- the gpr78a gene encoding G-protein coupled receptor 26, encoding MSIPEFLLEVSIVVIAVVSLLTNLSVLLCFTQSAELRSHVPGIFILNLSFSNILLTVINMPATFLGVAQSAKPFGDLFCQAVSFAETFLTANAMLSMAALSMDRWIAVMFPLSYSSKMRYRDAFLIVAYSWLHSLTFSLTQLLMDWGGYSHTYASCTVYLDGEKRSQLAAYATFTALFHCSSFALCLLVLCFAYLKVLRVARSHCKRIDVITVQTLLLLVDIHPSVKERCLAEQKKRRQRATKKICIFIGTFILCFSPYVITRLVELLPSVHIPRYWGMTAKCLSYAKTSSDPFVYCLLRHQYRKVLVGIISRFLRKDHYSLSIHSASSTLDTTDDNCVARIT